The Anas platyrhynchos isolate ZD024472 breed Pekin duck chromosome 3, IASCAAS_PekinDuck_T2T, whole genome shotgun sequence genome includes a window with the following:
- the LOC101794476 gene encoding uncharacterized protein isoform X4: MTATAPAGTSAARRDEEQPHHAHGSPADWPRAEAAAGGSPAPTHQQRDKSLTFRAKQHSLAAGARGHEGFLLALFVPEHQDLHQPCEDLLRAPAMKILFLLFPFVLLFLQGAAAGSTLRCRRRGGICRFGNCLFPERHIGRCSSFRPCCSRIFG, from the exons ATGACTGCAACAGCCCCAGCAGGCACctcagcagccaggagggacGAGGAGCAACCCCACCATGCCCATGGGTCACCGGCTGATTGGCCAAGGGCAGAggcggcagcaggaggaagcccAGCTCCCACCCACCAGCAGCGGGATAAAAGCCTCACGTTTAGGGCAAAGCAGCACTCTCTGGCCGCAGGAGCACGTGGACACGAGGGATTCCTCTTGGCTCTCTTTGTGCCTGAGCACCAGGACCTTCATCAG CCCTGTGAAGACCTGCTCCGGGCACCAGCCATGAAGATCCTGTTCCTGCTCTTCCCCTTCgtcctcctctttctccaggGCGCTGCAG CAGGAAGTACTTTACGCTGTAGAAGAAGAGGGGGAATTTGTCGTTTTGGGAACTGCCTCTTCCCTGAAAGACATATTGGGAGATGCTCATCTTTCCgaccctgctgcagcag GATATTTGGTTGA
- the LOC101794476 gene encoding uncharacterized protein isoform X3 has product MTATAPAGTSAARRDEEQPHHAHGSPADWPRAEAAAGGSPAPTHQQRDKSLTFRAKQHSLAAGARGHEGFLLALFVPEHQDLHQQPCEDLLRAPAMKILFLLFPFVLLFLQGAAAGSTLRCRRRGGICRFGNCLFPERHIGRCSSFRPCCSRIFG; this is encoded by the exons ATGACTGCAACAGCCCCAGCAGGCACctcagcagccaggagggacGAGGAGCAACCCCACCATGCCCATGGGTCACCGGCTGATTGGCCAAGGGCAGAggcggcagcaggaggaagcccAGCTCCCACCCACCAGCAGCGGGATAAAAGCCTCACGTTTAGGGCAAAGCAGCACTCTCTGGCCGCAGGAGCACGTGGACACGAGGGATTCCTCTTGGCTCTCTTTGTGCCTGAGCACCAGGACCTTCATCAG CAGCCCTGTGAAGACCTGCTCCGGGCACCAGCCATGAAGATCCTGTTCCTGCTCTTCCCCTTCgtcctcctctttctccaggGCGCTGCAG CAGGAAGTACTTTACGCTGTAGAAGAAGAGGGGGAATTTGTCGTTTTGGGAACTGCCTCTTCCCTGAAAGACATATTGGGAGATGCTCATCTTTCCgaccctgctgcagcag GATATTTGGTTGA
- the LOC113843319 gene encoding uncharacterized protein isoform X2 encodes MKILFLLFPFFLLFLQGAAGNDIRCTIEGGRCRFGGCQFAEKQIGKCYRIVPCCSSPAGTSAARRDEQQPHHAHGSLADWPRAEVAAGGSPAPTHQQRDKSLTFRAKQHSVAAGARGHEGFLLALFVPEHQDLHQPREDLLQASAMKILFLLFPFFLLFLQGAAGNSVLCRIRGGRCHVGSCHFPERHIGRCSGFQACCIRTWG; translated from the exons ATGAAGATCCTGTTCctgctcttccccttcttcctcctctttctccaggGCGCTGCAG GAAACGATATCCGATGCACAATAGAAGGGGGACGCTGTCGTTTTGGGGGCTGCCAGTTCGCTGAAAAACAGATTGGGAAATGTTATCGTATCGTACCTTGTTGCAGCAG CCCTGCAGGCACctcagcagccaggagggacGAGCAGCAACCCCACCATGCCCATGGGTCACTGGCTGATTGGCCAAGGgcagaggtggcagcaggaggaagcccAGCTCCCACCCACCAGCAGCGGGATAAAAGCCTCACGTTTAGGGCAAAGCAGCACTCTGTGGCCGCAGGGGCACGTGGACACGAGGGATTCCTCTTGGCTCTCTTTGTGCCTGAGCACCAGGACCTCCATCAG ccccgTGAAGACCTGCTCCAGGCATCAGCCATGAAGATCCTGTTCctgctcttccccttcttcctcctctttctccaggGCGCTGCAG GAAACTCTGTCCTCTGCAGAATAAGAGGGGGAAGGTGTCATGTGGGGAGCTGCCACTTCCCTGAAAGACATATTGGGAGATGTTCGGGTTTCCAAGCCTGCTGCATCAG GACATGGGGTTGA
- the LOC113843319 gene encoding uncharacterized protein isoform X1 → MKILFLLFPFFLLFLQGAAGNDIRCTIEGGRCRFGGCQFAEKQIGKCYRIVPCCSSPAGTSAARRDEQQPHHAHGSLADWPRAEVAAGGSPAPTHQQRDKSLTFRAKQHSVAAGARGHEGFLLALFVPEHQDLHQQPREDLLQASAMKILFLLFPFFLLFLQGAAGNSVLCRIRGGRCHVGSCHFPERHIGRCSGFQACCIRTWG, encoded by the exons ATGAAGATCCTGTTCctgctcttccccttcttcctcctctttctccaggGCGCTGCAG GAAACGATATCCGATGCACAATAGAAGGGGGACGCTGTCGTTTTGGGGGCTGCCAGTTCGCTGAAAAACAGATTGGGAAATGTTATCGTATCGTACCTTGTTGCAGCAG CCCTGCAGGCACctcagcagccaggagggacGAGCAGCAACCCCACCATGCCCATGGGTCACTGGCTGATTGGCCAAGGgcagaggtggcagcaggaggaagcccAGCTCCCACCCACCAGCAGCGGGATAAAAGCCTCACGTTTAGGGCAAAGCAGCACTCTGTGGCCGCAGGGGCACGTGGACACGAGGGATTCCTCTTGGCTCTCTTTGTGCCTGAGCACCAGGACCTCCATCAG cagccccgTGAAGACCTGCTCCAGGCATCAGCCATGAAGATCCTGTTCctgctcttccccttcttcctcctctttctccaggGCGCTGCAG GAAACTCTGTCCTCTGCAGAATAAGAGGGGGAAGGTGTCATGTGGGGAGCTGCCACTTCCCTGAAAGACATATTGGGAGATGTTCGGGTTTCCAAGCCTGCTGCATCAG GACATGGGGTTGA
- the LOC101794476 gene encoding uncharacterized protein isoform X1 translates to MVSLMAPGAPHAHLHAALRSHPVPLQRTGDTGDPRQPDHGPTSTSLPPIKAPAGTSAARRDEEQPHHAHGSLADWPRAEAAAGGSPAPTHQQRDKSLTFRAKQHSLAAGVRGHEGFLLALFVPEHQDLHQQPREDLLRAPAMKILFLLLSFFLLFLQGDAVGNSWLCVRRGGNCRFGRCQFAERQIGRCSAFQSCCGRTWG, encoded by the exons ATGGTATCCCTGATGGCCCCTGGGGCTCCTCACGCTCATCTCCACGCGGCACTTCGAAGCCACCCTGTGCCTTTGCAGCGCACCGGAGACACCGGTGACCCTCGACAGCCAGACCATGGCCCCACGAGCACTTCTCTGCCCCCAATAAAAG CCCCAGCAGGCACctcagcagccaggagggatgAGGAGCAACCCCACCATGCCCATGGGTCACTGGCTGATTGGCCAAGGGCAGAggcggcagcaggaggaagcccAGCTCCCACCCACCAGCAGCGGGATAAAAGCCTCACGTTTAGGGCAAAGCAGCACTCTCTGGCCGCAGGGGTACGTGGACACGAGGGATTCCTCTTGGCTCTCTTTGTGCCTGAGCACCAGGACCTCCATCAG cagccccgTGAAGACCTGCTCCGGGCACCAGCCATGAAGATCCTGttcctgctcctctccttcttcctcctctttctccaggGTGATGCAG TCGGAAAttcttggctctgtgtaagaaGAGGGGGAAATTGTCGTTTTGGGAGGTGCCAGTTTGCTGAAAGACAGATTGGGAGATGCTCAGCTTTCCAATCCTGCTGCGGCAG GACATGGGGTTGA
- the LOC140002267 gene encoding gallinacin-4-like encodes MKILCLLLALLFVAFHASADFPHPPKHLMRCGYRGTFCTPGKCPRGNAYLGRCRAGHSCCKW; translated from the exons ATGAAAATCCTTTGTTTGCTCTTGGCGCTCCTCTTTGTGGCATTTCATGCATCTGCAG ACTTTCCCCATCCTCCAAAGCATCTTATGCGATGTGGCTATCGTGGGACCTTCTGCACCCCTGGGAAATGCCCTCGTGGGAATGCTTATCTGGGGCGGTGCCGTGCTGGGCATTCTTGCTGTAAATGGTAA
- the LOC101794476 gene encoding uncharacterized protein isoform X2, whose protein sequence is MVSLMAPGAPHAHLHAALRSHPVPLQRTGDTGDPRQPDHGPTSTSLPPIKAPAGTSAARRDEEQPHHAHGSLADWPRAEAAAGGSPAPTHQQRDKSLTFRAKQHSLAAGVRGHEGFLLALFVPEHQDLHQQPCEDLLRAPAMKILFLLFPFVLLFLQGAAAGSTLRCRRRGGICRFGNCLFPERHIGRCSSFRPCCSRIFG, encoded by the exons ATGGTATCCCTGATGGCCCCTGGGGCTCCTCACGCTCATCTCCACGCGGCACTTCGAAGCCACCCTGTGCCTTTGCAGCGCACCGGAGACACCGGTGACCCTCGACAGCCAGACCATGGCCCCACGAGCACTTCTCTGCCCCCAATAAAAG CCCCAGCAGGCACctcagcagccaggagggatgAGGAGCAACCCCACCATGCCCATGGGTCACTGGCTGATTGGCCAAGGGCAGAggcggcagcaggaggaagcccAGCTCCCACCCACCAGCAGCGGGATAAAAGCCTCACGTTTAGGGCAAAGCAGCACTCTCTGGCCGCAGGGGTACGTGGACACGAGGGATTCCTCTTGGCTCTCTTTGTGCCTGAGCACCAGGACCTCCATCAG CAGCCCTGTGAAGACCTGCTCCGGGCACCAGCCATGAAGATCCTGTTCCTGCTCTTCCCCTTCgtcctcctctttctccaggGCGCTGCAG CAGGAAGTACTTTACGCTGTAGAAGAAGAGGGGGAATTTGTCGTTTTGGGAACTGCCTCTTCCCTGAAAGACATATTGGGAGATGCTCATCTTTCCgaccctgctgcagcag GATATTTGGTTGA
- the LOC140002269 gene encoding gallinacin-5-like, translating into MRILPLLLAVLLLMLQAAAGLSFPRGSPQDCERRGGFCSHRSCPPGIGRIGLCSKEDFCCRR; encoded by the exons ATGCGGATCCTGCCTCTCCTCCTCGCCGTCCTCCTCCTGAtgctccaggcagcagcag GGCTGTCCTTTCCTCGAGGATCCCCCCAGGACTGTGAACGCCGTGGGGGCTTCTGCTCCCACAGGTCGTGTCCTCCAGGGATCGGTCGCATTGGCCTCTGCTCCAAGGAGGACTTCTGCTGCCGGAGGTGA